A window of the Vanessa tameamea isolate UH-Manoa-2023 chromosome 22, ilVanTame1 primary haplotype, whole genome shotgun sequence genome harbors these coding sequences:
- the LOC113400705 gene encoding uncharacterized protein LOC113400705, giving the protein MAIVDSNYNYIFIDVGSYGKECDSNIFKETQFWKKLVDNTLNIPSPCSIINTNYILPYVFVADEAFALHANVLRPYGGNELTKEQKIFNYRLTRARRYVECAFGIMANKWRILHRSLNLSLDLTVAIVKTTCVLQNFIHTEEGHVEPLINRDRLNSRFHLEGNNLTADEIPAIHVHTKRTTKTTWLGWLNPTTPPPADPQQRSPRRVLRR; this is encoded by the exons ATGGCTATTGTGGATTCCaactacaattacatttttattgatgtaGGGTCGTATGGTAAAGAATgtgattcaaatattttcaaagaaacaCAGTTTTGGAAAAAACTTGTTGACAATACGTTAAACATACCATCCCCATGctctataataaatactaactatATATTACCATATGTTTTTGTAGCTGATGAAGCTTTCGCACTTCATGCTAACGTACTTCGACCCTACGGTGGTAACGAACTCACAAAAGAACAAAAGATATTCAATTATCGCTTGACAAGGGCAAGAAGATACGTCGAGTGTGCATTTGGAATAATGGCCAACAAATGGAGAATTCTGCACCGATCTTTAAACTTAAGTCTCGATTTAACAGTTGCTATTGTAAAAACTACTTGCgttttgcaaaattttattcatacagaAGAAGGTCACGTTGAGCCTTTAATCAATCGAGACCGATTAAATAGTCGATTTCATTTAGAAGGCAATAATCTGACAGCAGAcgaaattc CTGCAATACACGTCCACACCAAACGCACAACAAAAACTACCTGGCTGGGCTGGCTCAACCCTACTACACCGCCCCCCGCCGATCCGCAACAACGTTCGCCGCGTCGTGTCTTGCGCAGATAA